The Amycolatopsis methanolica 239 nucleotide sequence GGCCGCGTCTTCACCGAAGCCGTGCCGCTCGCGGTGTTCCTCGGTCTGGTGGTCGGCAAGCCGGTCGGGATCTTCGGCGCCTGTTTCGCGGCGGTGAAGCTGCGGCTCGCGGAGAAGCCGCGCGGGGTCGGCTGGCGGGACATCGCGGCGTTGTCGCTGCTCGGCGGCGTCGGGTTCACGGTGTCGCTGCTGATCGCAGACCTCGCGCTGGATGGCGCGACGAGTGAGCTGGCCCGCACGGCGGTGCTGCTGGCCTCCGCTGTGTGCTCGCTGACCGGCGCGGCGGTGCTGCTGCGGCGCAACAAGGTACACGCCGCAGCGGAGGACTAACCGCGCCCCGTGCTGGGTCTTCTGGCACGATGACCCCCGTGAGCAGCCAGGAGCACGAACGCAACGGTCGGGATGCCCACGGGGCCGTGCCCTACATCCCGCTGAGCCCGGAGGCCGAGTCCGCGTCCGACGGCCAGTCGATCGGCAGCCTTGTCAGCCAGGCCACCCAGCACCTGTCCACGCTGGTCAGAGCCGAGGTCGAGCTGGCGAAGTCCGAGGTGATGGGCGAGGTCAAGAAGGGCGCCAAGGGCAGCGTCTTCTTCATCGTCGCCGGGGTGATCGGGCTCTACAGCTCGTTCTTCTTCTTTTTCTTCCTCGGCGAGCTGCTGTCCGAGTGGCTCAAGCGGTGGGCCGCGTTCGGCATCGTGTTCCTGCTGATGCTGCTGGTCGCGGGGCTGTTCGGCCTCCTCGGCTACCGCAAGGTCAAGAAGATCAGGGCGCCGGAGCGCACCATCACCAGCGTCAAGGACACGGCCGCGGCCCTCAAGCCGCGCCGGGACACCGTCCCCGAACACAGCTGAACCGCTCAGGCGCGACCATGACGCCGCCCGACCCGTCCATCGTCCGGATCGACGGGCCGTGGGCGCACCGCGACGTGTCCGCGAACGGCATCCGGCTGCACGTCGCCGAGGCCGGGCACGGGCCGCTGGTGTTGTTCCTGCACGGCTTCGGGCAGTTCTGGTGGACCTGGCGGCACCAGCTCACCGCCCTCGCCGACGCGGGTTACCACCCAGTGGCGGCCGACCTGCGCGGCTACGGCGATTCGGACAAACCCCCACGCGGCTACGACGCGTGGACGCTCGCCGGTGACGTCGCCGGCCTGGTCCGCGCGCTCGGCGAACGGCAGGCGCACCTGGTCGGGCACGCATGGGGCGGGCTGCTGGCCTGGACGGCGGCCGCGCTGCACCCGCGGGTCGTGGCGTCCGTGACCGTGCTGGGCGGCGCGCACCCGATGGCCCTGCGCAGCGCGATCGGCCGTACCGCGTTCCGGCGCAAGGGGTCCAACCAGGCGCGGGCGCTGGCGCACCTGTTCCGCTTCCAGGTGCCGATGGCGCCCGAGCGGTGGCTCACCGAGGACGACGGCGCCAACCTGGAGGGCCTGCTGCGCGCCTGGTCCGGCCCGCGGTGGACGGCGACGCGGGACTTCGACACCAGTGCCGCGATGTTCCGCGAAGCGGTCCGGATCCCGGGTGTCGCGCACAGCGCGCTGGAGTACTACCGGTGGGCGTTCCGGGCCCAGTTCCGCGGCGAAGGACGCCGGTTCGCGAGCGCGGTGGGCACGCGCGTGGCGTCGCCGGTGCTGCAGATCCACGGCGCCGCGGACCCGTGCGTGCTGCCGGAGACCGCCCGGGCATCCGCCCCGTGGCGCGGCCCGCACTCCGCGCTGGAGGAACTGCCGGACGTCGGTCACTTCCCGCAGCTGGAAGCACCCGCCGAGACGACGAAGGCGCTGCTGGACTTCCTGGCGAAGGCCTGACGCCGGGACTTGCGCGGCGGGGAGTGCGGGCCTCGCGGCCGGGAGCATGGAACTCGCCCGGCCGAACGTGGGACTCGCGGGGCGGAGCGTGGGGCTCGCGGGGTGGTCAGGCGGCGCAGGCTCCGGTGGAGACCCGGGCGCTCAGTGACGGCGCGGACTCGATCACCGGGCGCACCTGGTTGCCGGTCAGCGTGAAGCCGGTGTCGGCGTCCTCGACGGACGCCCCGAACACCACCCCGACGACCTGGCCCTGCGGGTCGACCAGCGGGCCGCCCGAGTTGCCGCTGCGCACCTGCGCCCGCACCGTGTACACGTCGCGGCGCACGGTGCGGGAGTCGTAGATGTCCGGGCCCTGCAACGTGATCTCGTTGCGGATGCGGGCCGGCGTCGCGCGGTACGGCCCGTCCAGCGGGTAGCCGAGGACGATCGCGCTGTCGCCCGCCTTCGCCGGCTCCGGCGCCAGGCGCAGCGGCGTCGCATCCAGGCGGGGCACCGCGAGCACCGCGACGTCCACCTCGGGGTCGAAGTACACGACCCGCGCGGGCAGCCGCCCTGTCGACGTCTCCACCGCGGTCGTCTCGGTGCCCGCCACCACGTGCGCGTTCGTCATCACCCGCTGCGGCGCGATCACGAACCCGCTGCCCTCCAGCGTGCGCGAGCACGACTCGGCGGTGCCCCGGATCTTCAGCACGCTGCCGCGCAACTGCTGCACCACGGCACTGTCCTGGAGCGTCGTGTCCGGCGGCGCGGTGTCGTTGATCTGCGTCTTCTGGAATGGGTCCACAATGGACGGGAACCCGGAGACGTCGAGCAGTTTCCGCAGCTCGCTGGGCAGGCCCTCGGCGGCGGGCGGCATCGCCTTGTCGACCGTGCCGAGCACCGTCGAGTTGTTGATCGCCCGCGCCAGCCCGGGCAGCGCCGCGACACCGGTCAGCGGCACCGCGATCAGCCACGCGACCACGAACACCACAACGGCCTGCACGATCGCGCCCAGCGTCTGGTCGATGCCGGTCAGCTTGTCGGTGTTGAACCGCCGCTTGACCGCGTACTTGAACCGACGGCCCAGCCACACGCCGAGCGTCTCACCGAGCGCGACCAGAAACACCACGGTCGCGACCGCGAAGGCGACCTTGGCGGCCGGGTTCTCGAACATCTCGACGACCCACGGGGCGACGCGGATGCCCAGGATCGCCCCGCCGATCACGCCGACCAGTGCGGGCAACGCGATCACCACGCCCTGGCGCGCGCCGGAGACAGCCGCCACCAGCGCCAGCAGAATGACCAGGACGTCGACCCAGTTCACCGCGTCTCCTCAGTCGGTCGCGAGCAGATGATCGCGCAACGCTACGTCAAGATCCCGGACGTCGCCGCGATCCCACTCACGTGCCCAGCCGCCCAGTTCGAGCAGGACGGTCAGCAGGCCCGCGGTGAACCCCCACACGAACAGGCCGTTCACGGTGAAGGCCGGGCCCTTGTAGGTGGTCCCGGGCCGGCGCACCTGGAACCTGTTCGCCGGATCGGCCAGGTCGGCCAGCGGCACCCTCGCCACGGCCGCCGTCTCCGCCGGGTCGACGGCGTGCACCGGCGACGGCGCGTGCCAGTGGGCGAGCACCGGCGTCACGGCGAACTTGGACACCGGGATGAACAGCTCCGGCAGGATCGCGACCGGACGGACCCCGGACGGATCGACGCCGGTCTCCTCCTCGGCCTCACGCAGGGCGGTGGCGACCGCGTCGTCGTCCTCCGGGTCCGCGCCGCCGCCGGGGAAGGCCACCTGCCCGGCGTGCGAGCCGAGCGTGTCGGCGCGGCGCAGCAACAGCACGTCCGGCCCCCGCTCGCCGTGGCCGAACAGGATCAGCACCGACGCGGCGCGCGTCAACTCGTCCTCGGGCGGGGTGAACCGGGTGAACGCGGTCGAGTCGAGCTTCCCGCTGATCTCGACCAGCGGGCGCAACCAGGCCGGCACCGACTCCGGATCGACGAGCGGCCCCTTCACGACAGCCTCCGCACGACCTCGCGCACCTGCTCAGGATCAGTGAAGGTGGGCGGGCTTTCGATGAAACGGACCTCCCCCGCCGCGGTGACCAGGTAGGACGCCGGCAGCGCCGGGCGCACCTTGAGCGCGCTGCGCACCGGGCCGCTCCCGCCGTCGCCGTCGAACACGGTCGGCAGCCGCACCCCGAGATCGGTCAGGAGCTCCAGCCCGTCGTCCGGCTTGCTCTGCACCTGCACCGTGAGGACCCGCACCGCGCCCGGCTCACTCGCGTACCGCTGGAGCACGGGCAGCTCGGTCCGGCACGGCTCGCACCAGGTGGCCCACACGTTTACCAGCGTCACCTGGCCGGCCAACGCGCTGCCGAGGTCGACGGCGCTCCCGTCGCCGAGGCATTCGGCGCGCACGCCGGCGAGCTGGGCGACCGCGCCGGTGCCGGACGGGCACGGCGCGAGCGCGGCGGCGGCCCTGGCCGCGGTCAGGTCCGGGCCCGCGGCCGGGCGGTCCGAGCGGACCTGCGGCAGCACCGCGACGATCACCGCGAGCACCAGCACCCCGGCGACGAGCGCCCACCTGGTCGCCGTCGTCACTGCTTGGTCACCATCGCGAGCAGGTGGTCCCGCTCCGGGCCCTTGACCAGCTTCGCGGCCTCCTCGAACCCGGTCGGGCCCGTGCCGAAGGAGGGGCAGTCGCGGGCCAGCGGGCACGCGCCGCAGGCCGGTTTGCGCGCGTGGCAGACGCGGCGGCCGTGGAAGATCACCCGGTGCGAGAGCATCGTCCACTCCTTGCGGGGGATCAGCTCGCCGACCTCGTGCTCGACCTTGACCGGGTCCTCCTCCGCGGTCCAGCCCCAGCGGCGCACCAGGCGGCCGAAGTGGGTGTCCACCGTGATCCCCGGCACGTCGAAGGCGTTGCCGAGCACGACGTTCGCGGTCTTGCGCCCGACGCCGGGCAGCGTGACCAGGTCCTCCAGCTTGCCCGGCACCTCGCCGTCGAACCGCTCGACCAGCGCGGCGCCGAGGCCCATCAGCGAGTTCGTCTTCGCGCGGAAGAAGCCGGTCGGCCGGATCAGCTCCTCCAGCTCGGTGCGGTCGGCGCCCGCGTAGTCGGCGGCGGTGCGGTAGCGCGCGAACAGGGCGGGGGTCACCTCGTTGACCCGCACGTCCGTGGTCTGCGCCGACAGCACGACCGCGATCAGCAACTCCAGCGGTGTGGTGAAGTCGAGTTCGCAGTGCGCGTCCGGATACGCGTCGGTGAGGCAACGAAGCATCCGGCGTGCGCGTCTCACGAGTGCGAGGCGGCTCTCCGCGCCCTTGCGAGGGCTGACATGAGACGCATTCGGCACGCCGCTAGCCTACGGAAGCCGACACGCCGGACCCCTGACACCACCCCCGAACCCGTGATGAGCGAGGATCAGAACCGATGACTGTCTGGTTCGTAGTAGCGGTGCCACTCGTGATGATGTTCTTCGCTCTGGCGATGGAACGGGTGGAGAACCGGCTGCGTCACGTCGCGGTCCAGGAGGAAGAGGTCGAGGAGTTCCTGGAGCAGGCCAGGCCGAACGAGGTCAGGGCGCTGTACGGGCACGGCATCGGCCGCGCGCTGGAGCTGTTCCGGCTGCGCCGCCTCGGTGGCCGCGCGGCCAAGATGCGCCCCCGCAAGAGCCGTGGCTGAGGCCCACTGACCTCGACCGATTCAGCGACGATTAGGCTGTCCGTTCGGAGCGAGATCGCCCTCGCCCGGCCGGGCGGTGATCGGTCTGTCC carries:
- a CDS encoding TlpA family protein disulfide reductase, with product MTTATRWALVAGVLVLAVIVAVLPQVRSDRPAAGPDLTAARAAAALAPCPSGTGAVAQLAGVRAECLGDGSAVDLGSALAGQVTLVNVWATWCEPCRTELPVLQRYASEPGAVRVLTVQVQSKPDDGLELLTDLGVRLPTVFDGDGGSGPVRSALKVRPALPASYLVTAAGEVRFIESPPTFTDPEQVREVVRRLS
- a CDS encoding NUDIX hydrolase, whose product is MKGPLVDPESVPAWLRPLVEISGKLDSTAFTRFTPPEDELTRAASVLILFGHGERGPDVLLLRRADTLGSHAGQVAFPGGGADPEDDDAVATALREAEEETGVDPSGVRPVAILPELFIPVSKFAVTPVLAHWHAPSPVHAVDPAETAAVARVPLADLADPANRFQVRRPGTTYKGPAFTVNGLFVWGFTAGLLTVLLELGGWAREWDRGDVRDLDVALRDHLLATD
- a CDS encoding alpha/beta fold hydrolase, which gives rise to MTPPDPSIVRIDGPWAHRDVSANGIRLHVAEAGHGPLVLFLHGFGQFWWTWRHQLTALADAGYHPVAADLRGYGDSDKPPRGYDAWTLAGDVAGLVRALGERQAHLVGHAWGGLLAWTAAALHPRVVASVTVLGGAHPMALRSAIGRTAFRRKGSNQARALAHLFRFQVPMAPERWLTEDDGANLEGLLRAWSGPRWTATRDFDTSAAMFREAVRIPGVAHSALEYYRWAFRAQFRGEGRRFASAVGTRVASPVLQIHGAADPCVLPETARASAPWRGPHSALEELPDVGHFPQLEAPAETTKALLDFLAKA
- a CDS encoding MarP family serine protease gives rise to the protein MNWVDVLVILLALVAAVSGARQGVVIALPALVGVIGGAILGIRVAPWVVEMFENPAAKVAFAVATVVFLVALGETLGVWLGRRFKYAVKRRFNTDKLTGIDQTLGAIVQAVVVFVVAWLIAVPLTGVAALPGLARAINNSTVLGTVDKAMPPAAEGLPSELRKLLDVSGFPSIVDPFQKTQINDTAPPDTTLQDSAVVQQLRGSVLKIRGTAESCSRTLEGSGFVIAPQRVMTNAHVVAGTETTAVETSTGRLPARVVYFDPEVDVAVLAVPRLDATPLRLAPEPAKAGDSAIVLGYPLDGPYRATPARIRNEITLQGPDIYDSRTVRRDVYTVRAQVRSGNSGGPLVDPQGQVVGVVFGASVEDADTGFTLTGNQVRPVIESAPSLSARVSTGACAA
- the nth gene encoding endonuclease III, whose amino-acid sequence is MLRCLTDAYPDAHCELDFTTPLELLIAVVLSAQTTDVRVNEVTPALFARYRTAADYAGADRTELEELIRPTGFFRAKTNSLMGLGAALVERFDGEVPGKLEDLVTLPGVGRKTANVVLGNAFDVPGITVDTHFGRLVRRWGWTAEEDPVKVEHEVGELIPRKEWTMLSHRVIFHGRRVCHARKPACGACPLARDCPSFGTGPTGFEEAAKLVKGPERDHLLAMVTKQ
- a CDS encoding phage holin family protein, yielding MSSQEHERNGRDAHGAVPYIPLSPEAESASDGQSIGSLVSQATQHLSTLVRAEVELAKSEVMGEVKKGAKGSVFFIVAGVIGLYSSFFFFFFLGELLSEWLKRWAAFGIVFLLMLLVAGLFGLLGYRKVKKIRAPERTITSVKDTAAALKPRRDTVPEHS